The nucleotide window TTGAAATAAAATTTACTTTATATACGAAATGTATCCAATTAAACACCAAAGTAAAAAATTAATCTAAATTAGAATTTAAAATTAAAATATACAATAAGATTAACACGTTGTTGAAACAAAGTAAAATAGTATTATTTATATATAATTTTATATTTTTAATAAATAAAACATTAATTTAACTTCGAAAATAATATACAAAAATTCTTTTCTATAACATTTTAATTATGTTATATATATTTAAAACAAATAAAAAACTGCATATGCTCTTTTTCCGTTTTTAAAATACAGAGTCCATACTACTACTTATATTTGGAAATTTATTATACCATAAAAAAAAAGCAAATGCAGCTTGACTAACTAACATCCCTTTTCCATCAGAACAATGGATAGCTCCATTTTTTTTGCAAAATTTTGTAAAAACAGTATTTTTTCTACTATAAAACAAATCATAACAATATGTATTACTACTAATTAAATATTTTGGAAAATCTGGAATTTGATTTTTCATACTGCAAGAAGTAGCATTAATAATCAAATTAAATTTTTTTTCATGAATCTTTTTGTTAAAAAAATTTAAATAAAATACATCTCCTAAATGCTTGAATCGCTTTTCTAACACTTTAGCTTTTTCTATCGTTCTATTCCATATAAATACAGTACTGCCTATTTCTAATAATACACTAATTATTCCTAATGCAGCTCCACCTGCTCCAAGTATAAGAATGTTACTTTTTTTATCTATAAATTTCTTTGTTTTTAAATCGTGAATCAATCCTACTCCATCAGTATTATCACCTAATAAAGTCCCATTGCTTAATTTTTTTATGACATTAACACTATTACTAACTTTAGCTCTATCTGTTAAAGAATTACAAATATGCACAACTGTTTCTTTAAACGGTACAGTAATATTTGCCCCCTTACTATTTTTTAAACTAAAAAATAATTCCATTTCTTTAATTAAATTATTTTCACATACATTTATCAATTTGTACTTTAATGGAATACCTTGTTCTTTAGAAAAATTTTTATATATATTAGGAGACATAGAATGATTAACTGGATTCCCGAACAAAGCAAAATTATCTATACTATCGTTTTTAGATTTTTTCTTATTTACTATACTATTCATATCTAACATACTCTTGTGTAATTGCATTAATAATATTAGATGGATTTTTGTTTGATCCAAGACTTCCTTTAACTATATTTATAGTATTTCCAAATTGTTCTTTTAATTCCAATAAAGTTTTACATGGGGTTTTTCCTGAAATGTTAGCACTAGTAGAAATTATAGGTTTTCCGAATCTAGTACATATTTTTTTTATTACACTATGATTACTTATTCTAATAGCTATTAAATTTGAATCTCCAGTAATCCAATATGGAACAGAATTCTTTGAAGGTAACAATACAGTATTCATGTTTTTCCAATAACTAAAAAGTTGTTTTTTACATATTTTTAATCTAGAATACTCTATGTAATGTTCTACTTGATTATAGTTATGAGCTACTAATATAAATCCTTTGTTTATATTCCTATTTTTAATAAAAAGTATTTTGTAAACTGCACTTTTATTTTCCGGATCACATCCAAGTCCAAAAACTGATTCTGTCGGATAAAAAATAATATTTTTTTTCTTTAATAATTGAATACTTTTTCTTATAGAAATAAGCATTATTTTTACTCTTGTATATTATTATATTTTCTTTAACTAAATTTCATAAAAAATGTTGTAATACTTTACCTAAATCAAAAGATAATCAAACCGAACGGTATCTACATGTAATTAAAAGTTAAAAAATTAAAAAAGTTCTAGTTCTAATAATTAAAACATGATTAGTATTTAAAAAAAATATTTATTTTTATTTCTAGATTAAAAAAAATAAATATCTAATAGTATATTTTCAAAACATTATAAGTTTAAAAATACAACTAGTATAAATATTTAATCTTTAATATTATTTATTATTATTTAATTAAATAATATTAATACTTTTAATTCTTTAAAGTTATACAAATAAATATATTATGTATTTATATATATACTAAATGCTTTACAACTTATTAAACTAATACACCTATATTATGATCTTAGTTATTTTGTATATATATCTATAAATTTATATATCTATATGTCTATATATTTATGTATCTATACTTATAGATATAATAAACTAATACTATTATAGGCTTTTTATTTACTAATTTTATTAAAAGTAATTTTAATCATTTAATTAATTAATTCATTTTTAATTAAAATTAACTCAATAAATCATTGAATTATTTATTTTTTTTACTTTTAAATAATTTGTTTTTTATAAGTATTTTACCTATAAAGTAAAATTTACTATAAAAACTTAATTTGTTATTGATCAAAAAAAATACTTTGTTTTTTATATACGAATAAACTATTTTATATACACAATTATATAAAATAAATAATTTTTAATTACTAATAAAATATTACAAATATATATCTTTACTTATCATTTTATTAAATCTGTTTTAAATTAATTTAAAATAAAAATAATTATTTTTTTTAATTTTTCTATTTTGAAATAAAATTCAAACATTTCTACTTTCACCTTTTTATTTTTTTAAAAAGATTTATAATAAAATATTAACCGATTACTTTATCATAAAATTATGAGTATATTAAATATATTGCAACATCCAGACATTCGTTTAAGAAACGTAGCTAAACCTGTGAAAACAGTGAATAAAAAAGTTAAAGTAATAATAGATAATATGTTTGAAACTATGTATGAAAATGACGGAATAGGACTAGCAGCTACACAAATTGATATACATTTACAAATAGCTATTGCTATAAATTCTGAAAAAAAAAACAATCCTATAATACTTATTAATCCAACCATATTAAATTATTCTGGAAATATTGAGGTAGAAGAAGGTTGCTTATCTATTAAAAATAAACGAGCAATAATATCCCGATATTCTTACGTAGAAATTCGTGCAACAAATTGGTCTAATAAATTATGTTTCATAAAAGCACACTCTCTTTTAGCTGTATGTATACAACATGAAATAGATCATTTATCAGGAAAATTATTTATCGACTATTTAAAAAAAAAATAATAACTATAAAAAATTTATATAAACTACAATGACAACACAAACTTTAAACAAAAACAACCTTAAAAAATTAAAAATTATCTTTTCTGGAACTCCTATATTTGCTGCTAAACATTTACAATCATTAGCTAATTACAAATATAATATTGTAGCAGTAATTACTAAAAAAAATAATAAGAGTAAAAGAGGAAGTAAAACAATTGAAAGCCCTGTCAAAAAAATAGCAAAAATCTATTCTATTCCAACATTTGAAATTAATTGCTTATCAAAAGATAGAAAAATAGTAGAAAATCTTAAAAAATTAAATGCAGATGTTATGATTGTTGTAGCCTACGGTTCAATTGTTCCACATTCTATATTAAATTTATTTCCTTTTGGATGTATTAATTTACATCCTTCTCTTTTACCACGTTGGAGGGGGGCATCTCCTATATCTTCTTCAATTTTATTCGGAGATAAAATAACTGGGATAACTATTATACGAATGAATGAATCCATAGATTCTGGAAAAATAATGTTTTCTTCTAAATGTTTTATAAAAAAAAAAGAAACAAGTTATAGTTTAGAAAAAAAATTATTTAAACTAGGAATTTATTGTATAATTCGTGTTTTAAAAAAAATAGAACACAAAGAACCAATAAAATTAATATCTCAAAATGAAAGCTTAACTACATACGCTAAAAAATTTAAAAAAGAAAATGCAAGAATAGATTGGAACAAAACAGCCTGTTATATAGAACGCTTAATTAGAGCATTCTTTCCATGGCCAATTGGATATTTTATATTTCATAATATAAAAATAAAAGTGATTCAATCGTCTGTTATAAACAATAAAAAAACTCATAAAATAGGAGAAATTATTAAAATTAGTAAAAAGGGGATCCAAGTAAATACAAAAAATGGTATTATTTTATTAAAAAAAATACAATTTCCAGGAAAAAAAATTATTTCTATACAAGATTTCATTAATTCAAATAAAAAATTGTTAAAAACAGGTATTATTTTAAATTAATAATTTAAATATTTAAAATTAAAAAAATTCTATATATCCCTTTGTTGTATTTTTACAAAAATATGACATCCTAAATTAATCATTTTTTGTTTAAGAACATAACAAAATTTGAAACGCTATGTTCTTAATAATTACATCCAAAAAATACGTGTATAGTTAAAAACTATTAGTAACGTTTAGAATAAACTTAATTATACTTAATGTAATTTGTTTTCTAACGTTTTAGTTGTATTTAATTTTACCATGCTTTTAGCATTTTTATTCACTAATTCAATATATGCTATTGGAGCACAATCTCCAGGTCGTACTCCACATCTCAATATTCTAGTATATCCTCCAGCACGATTTAAAAATCTTGGACCAATATCTTTAATCAATTTAAAAACAATTTTTTTATCTCTAATTTTAGAGAATAATATTCTTCTGTTAGACAAACTGTCTTTTTTAGAAAGAGTAATTAATGGCTCTACTATTCTGCGTAATTCTTTTGCTTTAGATAAAGTTGTTTTTATAATTTCATACGTAAATAAAGAATGAGCCATATTTTTAAGCATGGAGTTCAAATGACTTCTTTTTCTATTTAGTTTACGTCCAATTTTTCTATGTCTCATATCTATATTCCTTTAAAAACTACATAGATTTTAAATATTCTATAATTTTAAATTTATTAAACATTTAATAACTTCTTTGGAGGCCAGTTTTTTAAACGCATACCCAAGGAAAGATTTCTTAAAGCTAATATATCTTTTATCTCTGTTAAAGATTTTTTTCCTAAATTAGGGGTTTTCAATAATTCTACTTCAGTTTTTTGTACTAAATCTCCAATATAGTAAATCATTTCTGCTTTTAAACAATTAGCTGAACGAACTGTTAATTCTAAATCGTCAACAGGTCGTAATAAAATTGGTTCAAATTCCGGTTTTTCTTCTTTAATTTCTACTTCTGGAACACTGCTTAAATCTACAAAAGCTTCTAATTGGTCTGACAAAATAGTAGCTGATTTTCTAATTGCTTCTTCAGGATTAATAGTACCATTCGTCTCTATCTCTAATACTAATTTATCTAAATCAGTTCTTTGTTCAACTCTAGCAGCTTCTACATTGTAAGAAACTCGATTAACAGGACTGTAACAAGCATCTAATAATAATCTTCCTATTATTCTTTCGCTACTATTCCTAACTCTAGCAGAAACAGGAACATATCCTCTTCCTTTTTCTATTTTTATTCTCATTTTTATAGAAGAATTTAAATCTGTTAAATGACATATATGATGTTTTGGATTAATTATTTCTATACTTGAATCATGAATAATATTAGATGCTGTAACTACTCCAACTCCAGATTTTTCTAGAAATAAAATAGCTTTATCCTTTCCATGAATTTTTACAGCTAATTTTTTTAAATTTAATAATATTTCTAATATATCTTCTTTAATTCCTTCTTTAGTACTATATTCATGTAAAACATTATCAATTTCTACTTCTGTAACAGCACTTCCAGGCATAAACGACAATAAAATTCTACGAAGTGCATTTCCTAATGTATGACCAAATCCTCGTTCTAATGGTTCTAAAGTAACTTTTGCACGGGTTATATTTATTTGTTCTACATTTACTAATCTAGGTTTTAGAAAATTTTTATTTAAAAGTGACATATATTCCTCTCTTAATGATATTGCTTTATTTTGAATATAGTTCAACTATTAAATGTTCATTAATTTCTGAAGAAAAATCAACTCGTTCAGGCACTCTAATTAATTTAGCTTGCATAGTAGATTTGTTTAAATTTAACCAAGTAGAAGGTTCTCTTTGATCTGCTAGCTGTATAGAATTTTTTATACGAATATAATTCTTAGCATGATTATTTATGCCAATAACATCGTTTTTTAAAATTTGATATGAAGGAATACTTACTATTTTGTTATTAACAGTAATTATTTTATGATTTATCAACTGTCTAGATTCAGCTCTAGTTGAACCAAATCCAATACGGTAAACAATGTTATCTAATCTAGATTCTAATAGCAACAATAAATTTTCACCTGTATTTCCTTTTAATCTTGCTGCTTTTTTATAATAATTTCTAAATTGTCTCTCTAGTATTCCATATAGTCTTCTAACTTTTTGTTTTTCTCTCAATTGTATACCATAATCTGACAATCTTGTTTTTTTTATACCATGAACTCCAGGCGGTCTATCTATTTTACATTTCGATTCTATAGACCGAACTCCTGATTTAAAAAACAAATCCGTTCCTTCTCTTCGACTTAGTTTTAACTTCGGACCAAGATACTTTGCCATTTATTATTTTTCCTTAACGTTAACCACTTTATACACGTCTTTTT belongs to Buchnera aphidicola (Anoecia corni) and includes:
- the rpsD gene encoding 30S ribosomal protein S4; this encodes MAKYLGPKLKLSRREGTDLFFKSGVRSIESKCKIDRPPGVHGIKKTRLSDYGIQLREKQKVRRLYGILERQFRNYYKKAARLKGNTGENLLLLLESRLDNIVYRIGFGSTRAESRQLINHKIITVNNKIVSIPSYQILKNDVIGINNHAKNYIRIKNSIQLADQREPSTWLNLNKSTMQAKLIRVPERVDFSSEINEHLIVELYSK
- the def gene encoding peptide deformylase encodes the protein MQHPDIRLRNVAKPVKTVNKKVKVIIDNMFETMYENDGIGLAATQIDIHLQIAIAINSEKKNNPIILINPTILNYSGNIEVEEGCLSIKNKRAIISRYSYVEIRATNWSNKLCFIKAHSLLAVCIQHEIDHLSGKLFIDYLKKK
- the rpoA gene encoding DNA-directed RNA polymerase subunit alpha, translating into MSLLNKNFLKPRLVNVEQINITRAKVTLEPLERGFGHTLGNALRRILLSFMPGSAVTEVEIDNVLHEYSTKEGIKEDILEILLNLKKLAVKIHGKDKAILFLEKSGVGVVTASNIIHDSSIEIINPKHHICHLTDLNSSIKMRIKIEKGRGYVPVSARVRNSSERIIGRLLLDACYSPVNRVSYNVEAARVEQRTDLDKLVLEIETNGTINPEEAIRKSATILSDQLEAFVDLSSVPEVEIKEEKPEFEPILLRPVDDLELTVRSANCLKAEMIYYIGDLVQKTEVELLKTPNLGKKSLTEIKDILALRNLSLGMRLKNWPPKKLLNV
- the rplQ gene encoding 50S ribosomal protein L17, whose translation is MRHRKIGRKLNRKRSHLNSMLKNMAHSLFTYEIIKTTLSKAKELRRIVEPLITLSKKDSLSNRRILFSKIRDKKIVFKLIKDIGPRFLNRAGGYTRILRCGVRPGDCAPIAYIELVNKNAKSMVKLNTTKTLENKLH
- the fmt gene encoding methionyl-tRNA formyltransferase; protein product: MTTQTLNKNNLKKLKIIFSGTPIFAAKHLQSLANYKYNIVAVITKKNNKSKRGSKTIESPVKKIAKIYSIPTFEINCLSKDRKIVENLKKLNADVMIVVAYGSIVPHSILNLFPFGCINLHPSLLPRWRGASPISSSILFGDKITGITIIRMNESIDSGKIMFSSKCFIKKKETSYSLEKKLFKLGIYCIIRVLKKIEHKEPIKLISQNESLTTYAKKFKKENARIDWNKTACYIERLIRAFFPWPIGYFIFHNIKIKVIQSSVINNKKTHKIGEIIKISKKGIQVNTKNGIILLKKIQFPGKKIISIQDFINSNKKLLKTGIILN
- a CDS encoding Sua5/YciO/YrdC/YwlC family protein: MLISIRKSIQLLKKKNIIFYPTESVFGLGCDPENKSAVYKILFIKNRNINKGFILVAHNYNQVEHYIEYSRLKICKKQLFSYWKNMNTVLLPSKNSVPYWITGDSNLIAIRISNHSVIKKICTRFGKPIISTSANISGKTPCKTLLELKEQFGNTINIVKGSLGSNKNPSNIINAITQEYVRYE
- the aroE gene encoding shikimate dehydrogenase, producing the protein MNSIVNKKKSKNDSIDNFALFGNPVNHSMSPNIYKNFSKEQGIPLKYKLINVCENNLIKEMELFFSLKNSKGANITVPFKETVVHICNSLTDRAKVSNSVNVIKKLSNGTLLGDNTDGVGLIHDLKTKKFIDKKSNILILGAGGAALGIISVLLEIGSTVFIWNRTIEKAKVLEKRFKHLGDVFYLNFFNKKIHEKKFNLIINATSCSMKNQIPDFPKYLISSNTYCYDLFYSRKNTVFTKFCKKNGAIHCSDGKGMLVSQAAFAFFLWYNKFPNISSSMDSVF